The nucleotide sequence AGACGAATTCCACGACGCCGAGATATTGGATGAGATGACTACTAGCAGAGGTGAAATCAGGATCCGAACCATAAGTTTTAAAGAggtaatatatacattattccttaattataatattccaagaatttatatatataaaaaaatgcataaacaagaatcTTGTTTCAGGTGCAACAAGAGACTGAAGATAAGCGTGTAAAGTTTGAACCTTACCAAACAAGATTTCATAATCTTTTTGCAGTTTTTGTATACAAAATGTATTTGTGCATATGCCATACACTATATGTCgtcatatattttcttatagtgGAACAATGTATTATAAGCTCTCACACAAAACCAGTCTTGGTGCATTGATGATACATCACATACACCGACGACGACAACTGAAAAATTAGTCTAGTATCGATAAGTCAACGTAAACCCGTTGAAAAAGTCAACAAGTTTGACAAAATATTAAAACGACAGCGAACGAATAATACGACAACGTTTAATGAGATTTCTCtggatccttcttcttccttctttccttGTTCGTTCCCGGGTTAAATTACAAAAGCCTTTGGTTCCTTCCTCCATCACAAATCTCGCATCTTCATCGGAAGAAGAGTGATGGCGTCGCTTCTCCAGAGATTAGTAGATCCCAGGAACAACTTCTTAGCTCGTATGCATATGAAGTCTGTCTCTAATCGCCTCCGCAGATACggtactctttttgttttgtctatcTCTATCTCGTACGCTAGGTCGAACGAAACCCTAGTTCTTTCTATTGGATGATTTTGGaaactttacaaattttttttaggtcttaGATACGATGATCTCTATGATCCTTTGTATGACTTGGATATCAAGGAATCGCTTAACCGGTTACCTAGAGAGATCGTTGATGCTCGGAACCAGCGTCTTAAGCGTGCTATGGATCTTTCTATGAAACACGAGTACCTCCCAGCTGATCTTCAGGTATGTATGTCTCCAACTATAACTGAGAACTGAGTGAGCTAAGAGATATGGTAGATACGATGATAGTTTAAATCCTCTGTTGTGAGTTAGTATTTTGATCACTTAGAGAAGAACGCAGATCATGTGTATCGGAATCAGTGCTTGCATTGCATAGATATGGTAGGAGTACTAATAGAGTAGTCAAGTCTGTGGATTCAATAGATCTTGCAAGATTGGACATAAGATTTTGTATCAAGATCAAAAACACTCTTGTGTTTAGAGAGTTCTTTTGTGATCAGTCTTACATTATAGCTTTTTGGATCTTTAGTATAGTATAACCGTGACCTGATAAGTTGTGTGTGTATGAGATTCATCATGACTATTGAGAGGCTTGCTAAATCTAGTACAGCTTCTTCCGCCTCTCCGTTGAAAGAAATGTTTCTGATATGGGTGCTTTTAACTGTGACATAGAAGCTTATGTAACCCTTTTGCCTTCATTTGTCTTCGCAGGCAGTGAAGACACCATTCAGGAGCTACCTCCAAGATATGCTGGCTCTTGTAAGTCCCTTGTCATTTTAgtaagagaaataccctaaattggtgctatttttgagaatctccctttTAGTAATTACTAAAAACAGGATTAGGCCTAACTTTCTATGTATTTTCCTGTGAAAGGGGAAACAGGATTAAACCTAACTTTCTTTTGCCAGAGCAAAGCTACCCAATGTTGATTACTACACAAATATTTGTATTCATATCTAGATTAATGATAAAGATTGAATATATTTGTTCCATATACTACCTGCTTCGATAATTCTAATGAACTTGTGTTATGAACTGTGTGTGGTATCTATCTATCTTGTAGTGTTAAGTAATCATATTGCAAATTTCTTATAATTGTGGTTTCTCGTGTGTAGGTGAAACGGGAGAGAGCTGAGCGAGAGGCTTTGGGAGCTCTACCTCTCTACCAAAGAACCATTCCCTAAGCATGTTAAATTAGTCTCTCTTGTGCTAGAGTAAACCCCACTTAACCAAACAGAtcttaatattttctcttttttcgtACTCTCTAGTCTTAAATTTTCCGCACAATCTGCTATTGTATGGTTTATGTACAACGGTTTTCATGTTATATTCATTTAAACCTATGCATAAGATTATATGATGTTGAATTTGATGTGTAACGTAACCTTGATTGAGATATGAGTTACAGAAGTATTGTTGCATCACATAAAAGGAAGTAGAGATGTTAATGGTTTACCCACACAAATCCTCAAAAGATACCacttttaaacaatttttacaTGAATTCATATACAGCGATGCTTTGCACGGGTGTGGTGAAATGAGGTTAgataagagaataagataaagGAGTACTACATTTAATAAGAGTGGCGTCAGTACAGTAGAGAACGATATGGAATTGTATTTTGAAGACATTTCCATGTGAGTCACATTAGCACAGGAGGGTCCTTCGCCTAAAATCATTAATGAATttacttaacaaaaaaacaaaagacaatgtAGAATTAAATGTGATTTAATTTCCTTCCTATTCGTTTCTGTCACTTGCCAGTTGCCCAGATGCCAATTATTATTGTTGATGtattaaatacttttttaatatatactttgttttgtGAAGATATGACATTTcaataaagataaattaattatatcgCTTTGTTCTCACAAATAAAAGTAACCTattatccaaaaccaaaatgaaaTTTTACTGGCTGGTAAAATCTTGTTACATTtgcaaattaatttaaataattttaaatttatctatcTAACGGTATCAAAGATGTCCGATTCGAAGATATGGTATGATCCAGGCTGAACAAATCGATATGAAAACCATTGTACTCTTGGAGAATCCGAACTGAAGTCGAACAAGAACTTGAATTCAACATCCCTACCTAATACTAGATGAATATACAACGAACCTGAAATAGTATTTTGTCTTTAGttatatcaattatatataacgGACTTACTAATAATATGTATAGAAAGAAAAGGCTATCGATAGCTTTCTTCGGTATGATGGatgcagagagagagatagagtgaTGAGGCAATGGGCccttaaaagagtaaaagaagtGTACAAAGAGGAGGAGACAAAGCCATGATCCTGCCTTTTgctatctcttctttctttttttggtaggtTCCACTCCGTTCGTTACCTACATGCCCCACCCACGTTTCCGACGGTTCCTCGtctctttttttggttcttctctCCATCTTATTATACTTTCGTTTATCTTTTTTTAGATTCAACATTTCTAATTGTGAATTTAGTTTGTTCGAAATTGCTCTTAAAGTCCCAAtcaacatttattttaattttatcggAAACAATTCTTTTAttggaactatatatatgtgttacatttttcttcatggatgataaaaatttatctaaaatttatcttttttaccTACCAACTGCGAAGCCAGATCTTTCTTGTCGCGGACAAACGTAAAATAGCACAGCCTTTAATTGTGTGTGTAGTAGGTAGTTTCCAACTAATTGCTATCTAATTGACATTTGGAAATTGCGAAACAGAAATAAACTATGAATGAAGCCAGAATCTTTTTCAAACACGAAACATGCCCATGAAAACGAATCAAACGGTTCTAGTTCTCAATCTTTCCAATGTTCTCTTAGGGAACCAAAATTATGGTCACCACTTATAGTCAGAGAGTAGATGAGTTCCACATGAGACATTAAAATAGATTGTCcggttcaaaaagaaaatgatttcaTTCATACACTCAAACAAATTATCAACAAAATTTAAGCGGCAAACAACTATTACAAGAGACTCCTTTATCAAAATCAACATATTTCCTAGTAATACCATTTGAGTATTTTCGTAGAAGAAAGATAACGTATTTAAATAGAAAGGTGtccaacaaaaattttgatgCATATATGCGACTGtgactattagtttatttttttggaataattaagaaattttggATCGAGACCTAAAAATTCCTTTAGATCCGGGACCATAACAGATTATACAAAGTGGTGTATCTTTTCATTCTCAACACATACACATGTTCTAATAAGCGTCTGCGTAAACCGTTCCTACAACACATAAACATACCAATACTCAATAAGGACCAAGCGAAACATCTAGTTAGTTTTAGATAAAGTAAAcatacaattacaaaaaaaaaaaaaaaatgatctctAAGAGTAAAAAACGCATGTATTGGTAGTTTTGGCGGAGCTACAATCCAAAAACCGAACATAAGACAGGTAGTTAGAAGCATAGAAGTGAATTTggataatttagaaaaatggaAACAATACAACTCCCCTTTCTTGGGCCGataagaatgagaagaagacaCTATTCTGAGAATCACTGAGGCCAATTTCATGGCCGACTTTGGAAACCGCATTTTTAGCCAGTGAACGGCGCCCTTAATACCTTACATACACATTTCtcaattatatcattattaaaaatcatatatataaaagtaaggtttcactctctccttattggtccacttgacaatgcaattttaacaaaaaaaaaattttatattaaaacacaaatttaaaaacaattaattttcacatttaactcacataatataaaactgaaatcatataaattctccctataaattatgcattaactttatttctccactaagttgtattaaaacaaaacaataaattagaattgtaactctcatttttctaaatgtaatttttcatcatttctcttcctataaatactcattatcttattctcttagtctatcactctttcattctctcatcttcttccactactctcaaatctcttttttgttttgttttgttttgttttgtatttttttttttattgttgttgtatgggttataaaaaatcaaatcaaatatcattgtaaaagcttagttttagagtttgtatgatatgtatatcttatatatttattttaatcttttaaaatgtttatctcNNNNNNNNNNNNNNNNNNNNNNNNNNNNNNNNNNNNNNNNNNNNNNNNNNNNNNNNNNNNNNNNNNNNNNNNNNNNNNNNNNNNNNNNNNNNNNNNNNNNNNNNNNNNNNNNNNNNNNNNNNNNNNNNNNNNNNNNNNNNNNNNNNNNNNNNNNNNNNNNNNNNNNNNNNNNNNNNNNNNNNNNNNNNNNNNNNNNNNNNNNNNNNNNNNNNNNNNNNNNNNNNNNNNNNNNNNNNNNNNNNNNNNNNNNNNNNNNNNNNNNNNNNNNNNNNNNNNNNNNNNNNNNNNNNNNNNNNNNNNNNNNNNNNNNNNNNNNNNNNNNNNNNNNNNNNNNNNNNNNNNNNNNNNNNNNNNNNNNNNNNNNNNNNNNNNNNNNNNNNNNNNNNNNNNNNNNNNNNNNNNNNNNNNNNNNNNNNNNNNNNNNNNNNNNNNNNNNNNNNNNNNNNNNNNNNNNNNNNNNNNNNNNNNNNNNNNNNNNNNNNNNNNNNNNNNNNNNNNNNNNNNNNNNNNNNNNNNNNNNNNNNNNNNNNNNNNNNNNNNNNNNNNNNNNNNNNNNNNNNNNNNNNNNNNNNNNNNNNNNNNNNNNNNNNNNNNNNNNNNNNNNNNNNNNNNNNNNNNNNNNNNNNNNNNNNNNNNNNNNNNNNNNNNNNNNNNNNNNNNNNNNNNNNNNNNNNNNNNNNNNNNNNNNNNNNNNNNNNNNNNNNNNNNNNNNNNNNNNNNNNNNNNNNNNNNNNNNNNNNNNNNNNNNNNNNNNNNNNNNNNNNNNNNNNNNNNNNNNNNNNNNNNNNNNNNNNNNNNNNNNNNNNNNNNNNNNNNNNNNNNNNNNNNNNNNNNNNNNNNNNNNNNNNNNNNNNNNNNNNNNNNNNNNNNNNNNNNNNNNNNNNNNNNNNNNNNNNNNNNNNNNNNNNNNNNNNNNNNNNNNNNNNNNNNNNNNNNNNNNNNNNNNNNNNNNNNNNNNNNNNNNNNNNNNNNNNNNNNNNNNNNNNNNNNNNNNNNNNNNNNNNNNNNNNNNNNNNNNNNNNNNNNNNNNNNNNNNNNNNNNNNNNNNNNNNNNNNNNNNNNNNNNNNNNNNNNNNNNNNNNNNNNNNNNNNNNNNNNNNNNNNNNNNNNNNNNNNNNNNNNNNNNNNNNNNNNNNNNNNNNNNNNNNNNNNNNNNNNNNNNNNNNNNNNNNNNNNNNNNNNNNNNNNNNNNNNNNNNNNNNNNNNNNNNNNNNNNNNNNNNNNNNNNNNNNNNNNNNNNNNNNNNNNNNNNNNNNNNNNNNNNNNNNNNNNNNNNNNNNNNNNNN is from Camelina sativa cultivar DH55 chromosome 20, Cs, whole genome shotgun sequence and encodes:
- the LOC104771025 gene encoding cytochrome b-c1 complex subunit 7-2-like — translated: MASLLQRLVDPRNNFLARMHMKSVSNRLRRYGLRYDDLYDPLYDLDIKESLNRLPREIVDARNQRLKRAMDLSMKHEYLPADLQVCMSPTITEN